Proteins encoded in a region of the Vicia villosa cultivar HV-30 ecotype Madison, WI linkage group LG5, Vvil1.0, whole genome shotgun sequence genome:
- the LOC131606805 gene encoding protein CLAVATA 3-like encodes MASKSIFSFVICLVFLFLFLMNEPHGLCFSTKKILNRKVLFKKRTNLRALLEGSSNGYKYGEKRLSWDELRKVPSGPDPLHHNGGTPKPETP; translated from the exons ATggcttcaaaatcaattttttccttCGTCATTTGTCTAGTGTTTCTGTTTTTGTTTCTTATGAATGAACCTcatggtttgtgtttttctacTAAGAAGATTCTAAACAGAAAG GTTTTGTTTAAGAAGAGAACAAATTTGAGAGCTTTATTAGAAGGGTCATCAAATGGTTATAAGTATGGTGAGAAAAGACTGAGTTGGGATGAGTTGAGAAAAGTTCCTTCAGGGCCTGACCCTTTGCATCATAATGGTGGCACTCCAAAGCCTGAAACTCCTTAA